The following are from one region of the Haemophilus parainfluenzae genome:
- a CDS encoding co-chaperone YbbN produces the protein MADLPFFVELNEQNLTETLQRSVETPLVINFYAPSHKESADFAKVLQRVAEQHQGQFILGLVNCETEQMIAAQFRIQALPTTYLFKEAQAIDAFPGALDEASLLQRLSAILPKEEDLKFQKALDFLQVEDYNSALPLLKEAWELSDKKNSDVALLYAETYIAMKKTEPAADILAQIPIQDRDSRWHGLQAQIELLIKAADTPEIQQLQADYAKNPTPEIALKLAVQLHQANRNEEALDLLFSILKQDLSAENGEVKQQFLSILSAIGNADPITNKYRRLLYSLLY, from the coding sequence ATGGCAGATTTACCTTTCTTCGTTGAGCTCAACGAACAAAATCTTACTGAAACGTTGCAACGTTCTGTTGAAACCCCACTTGTCATTAACTTTTATGCACCAAGCCATAAAGAATCAGCTGATTTTGCCAAAGTTCTACAACGTGTTGCAGAACAACATCAAGGACAATTTATCCTCGGCTTAGTCAATTGTGAAACAGAGCAAATGATTGCTGCTCAATTTCGTATTCAAGCGTTACCAACAACCTATCTTTTCAAAGAGGCTCAAGCAATAGATGCGTTCCCTGGTGCATTAGATGAGGCCAGTTTATTGCAACGTTTGAGTGCAATTTTGCCAAAAGAAGAAGATTTAAAATTCCAAAAAGCCTTGGATTTTTTACAAGTAGAAGATTACAACTCAGCCCTTCCATTACTGAAAGAAGCCTGGGAACTTTCGGATAAGAAAAACAGCGATGTGGCATTACTTTATGCGGAAACCTATATCGCCATGAAAAAAACAGAACCTGCGGCAGATATTTTAGCGCAAATTCCTATTCAGGATCGCGACAGCCGTTGGCATGGATTACAAGCGCAGATCGAGCTTTTAATTAAAGCAGCTGACACGCCAGAAATTCAGCAATTACAAGCGGATTATGCAAAAAATCCAACGCCTGAAATTGCGTTGAAATTGGCAGTTCAGCTACATCAAGCCAATCGAAACGAAGAAGCATTGGATTTATTATTTAGCATTCTTAAACAAGATCTTTCTGCAGAAAATGGTGAAGTAAAACAACAGTTTTTATCTATTTTATCAGCCATTGGCAATGCAGATCCTATCACCAATAAATATCGCCGATTGCTGTATTCATTGCTTTACTAA
- a CDS encoding nucleobase:cation symporter-2 family protein gives MNNNLLYTVEDKPPFGLSLLLAAQHLLAALGGIIAVPLVIGNVLKLPTEDTITLVNAALLISGVVTVIQCKGLGPIGIRLPSVMGTSFTFVAAALAIGFSEYGIAGILGSSLIGSLVMIIGSFFMPYIRKLFPPLVTGTVVMMIGLSLIPVAVDWFAGGQRGDANYATPENLMMASFVLVIVVALVQWGKGIFSAAAIVIGMMTGYIVCLAMGWVSFEGVKQAQTFAIPQPLHFGLAFPISGIIGMSIAYLVTIVESSGNFLALGNATKTEITGRHLRGGVLADGLGSALAAIMSTTPFSSFSQNIGVISLTGVASRHVVALTGVLLALAGLFPVFGALIVSIPLPVLGGAGLMMFAMIIAAGIQMLDKVARSKRNGLIIAISIGCGLAVTTRPELLDKLPHFFKEVLGSGITVGSLLALILNLVLPEDKVEETKESK, from the coding sequence ATGAATAACAACCTGCTTTATACGGTGGAAGACAAACCACCTTTCGGATTGAGTTTACTCCTTGCCGCACAACATTTACTTGCTGCACTAGGGGGAATTATTGCCGTACCATTGGTCATTGGTAACGTCTTAAAATTACCGACCGAAGATACCATTACGTTAGTTAATGCGGCACTTTTAATTTCCGGCGTAGTGACCGTTATCCAATGTAAAGGCTTGGGGCCTATTGGTATTCGTTTACCAAGTGTAATGGGGACCAGTTTTACTTTCGTTGCTGCTGCTCTTGCCATTGGTTTCAGTGAATATGGCATCGCTGGTATATTAGGCTCTTCTCTCATTGGTTCCTTAGTGATGATTATCGGCAGCTTTTTCATGCCGTATATTCGTAAATTATTCCCACCACTTGTGACGGGAACTGTCGTTATGATGATCGGCTTAAGCCTTATTCCAGTTGCCGTTGACTGGTTTGCAGGTGGTCAACGTGGTGATGCAAATTATGCGACGCCAGAAAATTTAATGATGGCGAGCTTTGTATTAGTGATCGTGGTAGCCCTCGTACAATGGGGAAAAGGAATTTTCTCTGCAGCTGCGATCGTTATTGGGATGATGACTGGTTATATCGTTTGTTTAGCCATGGGCTGGGTAAGCTTTGAAGGCGTAAAACAAGCACAAACTTTTGCGATTCCACAACCTCTACACTTTGGTTTAGCCTTCCCTATTTCAGGGATTATCGGCATGTCCATTGCCTATTTAGTGACAATTGTTGAATCAAGCGGTAACTTCTTAGCACTAGGTAATGCCACCAAAACCGAAATTACTGGCAGACATTTACGAGGCGGGGTTTTAGCCGATGGTTTAGGATCAGCCTTAGCCGCCATTATGTCCACCACGCCATTCTCATCATTCTCACAAAACATTGGTGTCATTTCTCTAACTGGCGTGGCAAGCCGTCACGTGGTTGCGCTAACCGGTGTGCTTCTAGCACTAGCGGGCCTATTCCCTGTATTCGGTGCATTAATTGTATCAATTCCATTACCAGTATTAGGTGGTGCAGGCTTAATGATGTTCGCGATGATTATCGCTGCGGGTATTCAAATGTTGGATAAAGTCGCACGTAGTAAACGCAATGGTTTAATCATCGCCATTTCTATTGGCTGTGGCTTAGCGGTAACAACTCGTCCTGAATTGCTTGATAAATTACCGCACTTTTTCAAAGAAGTGCTCGGTTCAGGCATTACCGTAGGTTCATTACTTGCCTTAATTCTTAACCTCGTGCTTCCTGAAGATAAAGTGGAAGAAACAAAAGAATCAAAATAG
- a CDS encoding DASS family sodium-coupled anion symporter → MQQTPITDSQSKAWNKNAVVFLADVILFFVLLNVLPFEPAANKGLALLAFVAILWLTEAVNVTITALFVPILSVLLGLVNSREALVAFADPTIFLFFGGFAIATALNVQKIDKMISNKIMQLAKGRLFVAVLYLFLATAFLSMWMSNTATAAMMIPLSMTILSQLDQKEEHNTYVFVLLGIAYSATIGGMGTLVGSPPNAIAASQLHLDFADWLMYGTPVMLILFPLIIGWLYLVFKPKLVLRFAAEFEKIHMTKQRILTLVIFITVAILWIFGGYINPILSQLLGLPKPIGSFDSMVALSAAIVICVTGIASWKQVQENTEWGVLFLFGGGLTLSSVLTQSGASKIMADGIVFIIEGGHYYVMALIVAAFIVCLTEFTSNTASAALLVPIFISIAQALNMPPLGFAMIIGLGASCAFMMPVGTPPNAIVYSTGFVKQSEMIRVGKFIDLTCMLIIGTIAYIFWM, encoded by the coding sequence ATGCAACAAACCCCTATTACGGACTCGCAATCTAAAGCTTGGAATAAAAATGCAGTGGTATTCCTTGCTGATGTGATTCTCTTTTTTGTTTTATTAAACGTCCTTCCTTTTGAGCCTGCAGCCAATAAAGGCTTAGCATTATTGGCATTCGTGGCGATTTTATGGTTAACAGAAGCAGTAAACGTGACTATCACGGCGCTATTTGTTCCAATTTTGTCGGTATTACTCGGATTGGTAAATAGTCGTGAGGCGCTTGTTGCCTTTGCTGATCCTACCATTTTCTTATTCTTTGGTGGTTTTGCGATTGCTACCGCATTAAATGTGCAAAAGATCGACAAAATGATTTCTAATAAAATCATGCAATTAGCAAAAGGTCGTCTCTTTGTTGCGGTGCTTTACCTTTTCTTAGCGACGGCATTTTTATCCATGTGGATGAGTAATACAGCAACTGCAGCGATGATGATTCCACTTTCAATGACCATTTTGAGTCAATTAGATCAAAAAGAAGAACATAATACTTATGTATTTGTGCTTTTAGGGATCGCTTATAGTGCGACCATCGGTGGAATGGGAACGCTTGTGGGAAGCCCGCCTAATGCCATTGCCGCTTCACAGCTCCATTTAGACTTTGCTGACTGGTTAATGTATGGCACGCCAGTGATGTTAATTTTATTCCCGCTTATTATTGGTTGGTTATATCTTGTATTTAAACCTAAATTAGTCCTTCGTTTTGCTGCTGAATTTGAAAAAATTCACATGACTAAACAACGTATTTTAACGTTGGTTATTTTTATCACAGTGGCGATTCTTTGGATTTTTGGTGGCTACATTAACCCTATTCTTTCTCAATTATTAGGCTTACCAAAACCAATTGGTAGTTTTGACAGTATGGTTGCACTCTCCGCAGCAATTGTCATTTGTGTAACGGGGATCGCAAGTTGGAAACAAGTACAAGAAAATACAGAATGGGGCGTGCTGTTCCTCTTCGGTGGCGGTTTAACCTTAAGCTCGGTATTGACTCAGTCTGGTGCAAGTAAAATCATGGCGGATGGTATTGTCTTCATCATTGAAGGCGGTCACTACTATGTGATGGCATTAATTGTTGCAGCCTTTATTGTCTGCTTGACTGAATTTACGTCAAACACTGCAAGTGCGGCTTTACTGGTTCCAATCTTTATTTCCATCGCACAAGCACTGAATATGCCACCGCTTGGTTTTGCGATGATTATCGGCCTAGGGGCATCTTGTGCCTTTATGATGCCAGTTGGTACCCCACCAAATGCGATTGTATACTCGACAGGTTTTGTGAAACAATCCGAAATGATCCGCGTGGGTAAATTTATTGATTTAACCTGTATGCTAATTATCGGGACAATCGCTTATATTTTCTGGATGTAA
- a CDS encoding uracil-DNA glycosylase family protein yields the protein MPTLTQITQSIMQDPDNQSFAAKGIEPLFAAPTTARINIVGQAPGIKAQESRLYWNDKSGDRLREWLGVDRDTFYHSGMFAVIPMDFYYPGKGKSGDLPPRKGFAEKWHPAILANLPNIELTILIGQYAQKYYLPENNLNVTETVHHFRDFLPHFLPLVHPSPRNQIWLKKNPWFEQEIVPTLQKQVKAILSR from the coding sequence ATGCCAACACTTACACAAATCACGCAATCCATCATGCAAGATCCCGATAATCAATCGTTCGCAGCAAAAGGCATTGAACCGCTTTTTGCCGCACCAACCACGGCTCGTATTAATATTGTCGGACAAGCCCCGGGAATTAAAGCCCAAGAAAGTCGTTTATATTGGAATGATAAAAGCGGTGATCGCCTACGTGAATGGCTAGGTGTGGATCGCGATACCTTTTATCACTCGGGTATGTTTGCCGTGATTCCAATGGATTTTTATTATCCAGGCAAAGGAAAATCCGGTGATTTACCACCGCGCAAAGGTTTTGCGGAAAAATGGCATCCAGCAATTCTTGCTAATCTACCCAATATTGAGCTGACGATTCTGATTGGACAATATGCACAAAAATACTATTTGCCAGAAAATAACCTTAATGTAACGGAGACTGTTCATCATTTCCGTGATTTTCTCCCTCACTTTCTCCCGCTCGTTCACCCTTCTCCACGCAACCAAATTTGGCTCAAGAAAAATCCATGGTTTGAACAAGAAATAGTACCAACATTACAAAAACAAGTGAAAGCGATTTTATCCCGTTAA
- the nrdD gene encoding anaerobic ribonucleoside-triphosphate reductase → MNAFFVIKRDGSRIGFDLQRITNAIRKAASAVNIVDEIYIHDLSQRINTEIFSHYQHEIDINQIQKIVEDHLMTSKYPQIARAYIEYRHDRDLAREKRSQLTKEIEGLIEQSNVELLNENANKDAKVIPTQRDLLAGIVAKHYAKRHILPKDVVEAHEKGEIHYHDLDYAPFFPMFNCMLVDLKGMLSHGFKMGNAEIEPPKSIGTATAVTAQIIAQVASHIYGGTTINRIDEVLAPYVQLSFEKHLKNAAQWQIPDAEGYAKALIEKECFDAFQSLEYEVNTLHTSNGQTPFVTFGFGLGTSWQERLIQQSILKNRIRGLGKNHKTPVFPKLVFTIKKGVNQNEQDPNYDIKKLALECASKRMYPDILNYDQVVKVTGSFKAPMGCRSFLGAYEENGHEVHDGRNNLGVVSLNLPRIALEAQGNEEKFYRTLDERLALAKKALLTRIARLENTKARVAPILYMEGACGVRLKADDNVADIFKNGRASISLGYIGIHETINALYKKGHIFDDEQLREKGIAIVRRLSEAVKQWQKETGYAFSLYSTPSENLCDRFCRLDTKQFGVIEGVTDKGYYTNSYHLDVEKKVNPYDKLDFEMPYPELASGGFICYGEYPNIQHNLKALEDVWDYSYDRVPYYGTNTPIDECYECGFTGEFNCTSKGFVCPKCGNHDSAKVSVTRRVCGYLGSPDARPFNAGKQEEVKRRVKHL, encoded by the coding sequence ATGAATGCTTTCTTCGTGATTAAGCGTGATGGTTCACGAATTGGGTTTGACCTACAACGCATTACTAATGCAATCAGAAAAGCGGCAAGTGCGGTCAATATTGTTGATGAAATTTATATCCATGATCTGAGCCAGCGAATTAATACCGAGATTTTTAGTCACTATCAGCATGAAATTGATATCAACCAGATTCAAAAAATCGTTGAAGATCACTTAATGACAAGCAAATATCCACAAATTGCACGTGCTTATATTGAATATCGTCACGATCGTGATCTTGCTCGTGAAAAACGCAGCCAATTAACCAAAGAAATTGAAGGGCTGATTGAGCAAAGCAACGTCGAATTGCTTAACGAAAATGCGAATAAAGATGCGAAAGTGATCCCGACCCAGCGGGATCTACTGGCAGGTATTGTGGCCAAACATTATGCTAAACGTCACATTCTGCCAAAAGATGTCGTGGAAGCTCACGAAAAAGGCGAAATCCATTATCATGACTTAGACTACGCGCCATTTTTCCCAATGTTTAACTGCATGCTGGTTGATCTAAAAGGCATGCTTTCACATGGCTTTAAAATGGGTAATGCTGAAATTGAACCACCGAAATCTATCGGCACAGCAACAGCGGTTACTGCACAAATTATTGCTCAAGTAGCCAGCCATATTTATGGCGGTACAACCATTAATCGCATTGATGAAGTGCTTGCGCCTTATGTTCAACTCAGTTTTGAAAAACATTTGAAAAACGCTGCACAATGGCAAATTCCAGATGCGGAAGGTTATGCAAAAGCACTAATTGAAAAAGAATGTTTTGATGCGTTTCAATCTCTTGAATATGAAGTTAATACACTTCATACGTCAAATGGCCAAACGCCATTTGTCACCTTTGGTTTTGGCCTAGGCACAAGTTGGCAAGAACGTTTAATTCAGCAATCAATTTTAAAAAACCGTATTCGTGGTTTGGGTAAAAATCATAAAACACCGGTCTTCCCTAAGCTGGTCTTTACGATTAAAAAAGGCGTGAACCAAAACGAACAAGATCCGAACTATGATATTAAAAAACTGGCATTAGAATGCGCATCAAAACGCATGTATCCGGATATTTTAAACTATGATCAAGTGGTTAAAGTTACAGGCTCATTCAAAGCCCCAATGGGTTGTCGTAGCTTCTTGGGTGCTTATGAAGAAAACGGTCATGAAGTGCATGATGGTCGCAATAATTTAGGCGTAGTGAGTTTGAATCTACCTCGTATTGCTCTTGAAGCACAAGGAAACGAAGAAAAATTCTACCGCACTTTAGATGAACGCTTAGCCCTTGCGAAGAAAGCCTTGCTTACACGTATCGCTCGCTTAGAAAATACCAAAGCTCGTGTCGCACCAATTCTCTATATGGAAGGTGCTTGTGGCGTTCGATTAAAAGCCGATGATAACGTTGCCGATATTTTCAAAAATGGCCGAGCATCAATTTCTTTAGGCTATATTGGCATTCACGAAACCATCAATGCGCTGTATAAAAAAGGACATATTTTTGACGATGAACAACTACGCGAAAAAGGCATCGCGATTGTGCGTCGTTTAAGCGAAGCGGTAAAACAATGGCAGAAAGAAACCGGCTATGCATTTAGTCTTTATTCCACACCAAGTGAAAACTTGTGCGATCGCTTCTGTCGTTTAGATACCAAACAATTTGGTGTGATTGAAGGCGTTACCGATAAAGGTTACTACACTAACAGCTATCACTTAGATGTAGAGAAAAAAGTGAATCCATATGATAAATTAGACTTTGAAATGCCTTATCCTGAATTAGCGAGTGGCGGCTTTATCTGTTATGGCGAATACCCTAACATTCAACATAACCTGAAAGCACTCGAAGATGTGTGGGATTATAGCTACGATCGCGTGCCTTATTACGGCACCAACACGCCAATTGATGAATGTTACGAATGTGGCTTTACGGGAGAGTTTAATTGCACAAGCAAAGGCTTTGTTTGTCCGAAATGTGGCAACCATGACAGTGCAAAAGTCTCTGTAACCCGACGGGTTTGTGGTTATCTCGGCAGTCCTGATGCTCGTCCATTCAACGCTGGCAAACAGGAAGAAGTAAAACGTCGAGTGAAACACCTATAA
- the grpE gene encoding nucleotide exchange factor GrpE, translated as MSEQAQNLNENEELVEEVQQETTATEDPLEEAIARVQELEEQLKAQVEETSKKEQDLLLRTRAEIDNMRRRSEQDIEKAHKFALEKFSKDILNTIDNLERALATPANKEDENIKALFDGVELTLKELLSTVSRFGVEPVGAVGDTFNPDLHQAISMQPAEGFESNQITTVLQKGYTLNGRVIRPAMVMVAA; from the coding sequence ATGTCAGAACAAGCACAAAACTTAAATGAAAATGAAGAACTTGTTGAAGAAGTTCAGCAGGAAACCACCGCAACGGAAGATCCGTTAGAAGAAGCGATTGCCCGTGTACAAGAACTTGAAGAACAATTAAAAGCACAAGTAGAAGAAACCTCTAAAAAAGAGCAAGATTTATTGCTCCGTACGCGTGCAGAAATTGATAATATGCGTCGTCGTAGCGAACAAGACATCGAAAAAGCACATAAATTTGCGCTCGAAAAATTCTCAAAAGACATTTTAAATACCATTGATAACTTAGAGCGTGCGCTTGCCACACCAGCCAATAAGGAAGATGAAAACATCAAAGCCCTATTCGATGGTGTCGAGCTGACTTTAAAAGAGTTACTCTCAACGGTTTCTCGCTTTGGTGTCGAGCCTGTTGGTGCAGTAGGTGATACCTTTAATCCGGATCTTCACCAAGCTATCTCTATGCAACCAGCTGAAGGGTTTGAAAGCAACCAAATCACCACTGTGTTACAAAAAGGTTATACCTTAAATGGTCGAGTGATTCGCCCAGCCATGGTAATGGTTGCAGCTTAA
- a CDS encoding NAD(+) kinase — protein MDELVKSFKTIALMGKPRRDINLQMHKNLYQWLKERGYQVLVEKEVGEKFGLPEEVLATVEEIGEQAQLVIVIGGDGNMLGRARILAKYNIPMIGINRGNLGFLTDIDPKNAYSQLEACLEHGEFFVEERFLLEAKIERNGEIISSSNAVNEAVIHPAKIAHMIDFHVYINDKFAFSQRSDGLIVSTPTGSTAYSLSAGGPILTPNLNAIALVPMFPHTLSSRPLVIDGDSKISIRFAEHNTSQLELGCDSQIALDFSPDDIVHIEKSPHKLRLLHLKNYNYYNVLSTKLGWLKNF, from the coding sequence ATGGATGAATTAGTCAAATCATTTAAAACCATCGCCTTGATGGGAAAACCACGTCGCGACATTAATTTGCAAATGCATAAAAACTTGTATCAATGGCTGAAAGAGCGAGGATATCAAGTTTTAGTTGAAAAAGAAGTGGGGGAAAAATTCGGTTTACCGGAAGAGGTGTTAGCAACGGTTGAAGAAATTGGAGAGCAAGCTCAACTCGTGATTGTGATCGGTGGTGATGGCAATATGCTAGGGCGTGCTCGCATTTTGGCTAAATATAATATTCCAATGATTGGTATTAACCGAGGCAACTTAGGCTTTTTGACCGATATTGACCCGAAAAATGCTTATTCACAGCTCGAAGCGTGTTTAGAACATGGTGAATTTTTTGTAGAAGAGCGTTTTTTATTGGAAGCTAAAATTGAACGAAACGGAGAAATTATCTCCAGTAGTAATGCCGTAAATGAGGCGGTGATTCACCCAGCTAAAATTGCGCACATGATTGATTTCCATGTTTATATAAATGATAAATTTGCTTTCTCTCAACGTTCGGACGGTTTGATTGTTTCCACTCCAACAGGTTCAACGGCTTATTCACTTTCCGCAGGTGGCCCGATTTTAACGCCAAATTTAAATGCGATTGCCCTTGTGCCGATGTTCCCGCATACGCTTTCTTCTCGACCATTAGTAATTGATGGCGACAGTAAAATTTCAATTCGCTTTGCAGAACATAACACTTCACAGCTGGAATTAGGCTGTGATAGTCAAATTGCGCTAGATTTTTCTCCTGATGATATTGTTCATATTGAAAAAAGCCCGCACAAGCTACGTTTATTACATCTAAAAAATTATAATTATTACAATGTATTAAGCACGAAATTAGGCTGGCTTAAAAATTTCTAA